A region of Candidatus Desulfarcum epimagneticum DNA encodes the following proteins:
- a CDS encoding Acyl-CoA dehydrogenase — protein MSFFNFLLHPNAKAVAGEAREFVKNQVDPEYLKAMDRDEIKFPRELYEKFAEHHLLGVRFPEKYGGRGLDWRAAAAVQAEIGCLGPACGCAFVMPDIVGEALVRFGTEAQKEKFLTPMLKGEKVSAEALTEPRGGSDFFGATSKAEDKGDHFLVNGQKRFVVGAEGADFFFVYVRTDFDPQSPPDRRISAVIIERGPGVEVSYLYGLMGTRGGGTGRLIFRDVKVPRENLVGPLNGGALVFNRMMVPERLCSAAPAIGGMRAALEIAARYSDKRVAFGKKIRRFQAVNSMLARGVTLMDASAGIVYQAALAADREDPRLRRIVSEAKRFATDSMWEVSNLSMQMLGGIGYTDIYPVERFVRDARLCQIWTGTNQIMDQLIQHEYYQEVLDETGKYRDTEKDGLNAGDDMEKVFDDEDMWKTF, from the coding sequence ATGTCGTTTTTTAATTTTCTGCTGCACCCAAATGCAAAGGCCGTGGCCGGGGAGGCCCGGGAGTTTGTGAAAAACCAGGTGGATCCTGAGTATTTGAAGGCCATGGACCGGGATGAGATCAAATTCCCGAGAGAGCTTTACGAAAAATTCGCCGAACATCATCTCCTGGGGGTCCGGTTCCCGGAAAAATACGGGGGAAGGGGGCTGGACTGGCGCGCCGCGGCGGCGGTTCAGGCGGAAATCGGCTGCCTGGGCCCGGCCTGCGGCTGCGCCTTTGTCATGCCGGACATCGTGGGCGAGGCCCTTGTCCGGTTCGGGACCGAGGCGCAGAAGGAAAAATTTTTAACGCCCATGCTCAAAGGCGAGAAGGTCAGCGCCGAGGCCCTCACCGAGCCCCGGGGCGGATCGGACTTTTTCGGGGCCACCAGCAAGGCCGAGGACAAAGGGGATCATTTTCTGGTCAACGGGCAGAAACGCTTTGTGGTGGGCGCCGAGGGCGCGGATTTCTTTTTTGTTTACGTCCGGACCGATTTCGACCCCCAATCCCCCCCTGACCGCCGCATCAGCGCCGTGATCATCGAGCGGGGCCCGGGCGTCGAGGTCAGCTATCTGTACGGGCTCATGGGAACCCGGGGCGGGGGAACCGGCCGCCTGATTTTTCGCGATGTGAAAGTCCCCAGGGAAAATCTCGTGGGGCCCCTGAACGGGGGCGCCCTGGTGTTTAACCGCATGATGGTCCCGGAGCGGCTGTGCAGCGCCGCGCCCGCCATCGGGGGCATGCGCGCCGCTTTGGAGATCGCGGCCCGGTATTCGGACAAGCGCGTGGCCTTCGGCAAGAAAATCCGCCGGTTCCAGGCGGTCAATTCCATGCTGGCCCGGGGCGTCACCCTCATGGACGCCTCCGCCGGAATCGTTTACCAGGCGGCCCTGGCCGCCGACCGGGAAGACCCCCGGCTCAGGCGCATTGTCAGCGAGGCCAAGCGTTTCGCCACGGACAGCATGTGGGAGGTCTCCAACCTGTCCATGCAGATGCTGGGGGGGATCGGCTACACGGACATTTACCCGGTGGAGCGTTTTGTAAGAGACGCCCGCCTGTGCCAGATATGGACGGGCACCAACCAGATCATGGACCAGCTCATCCAGCATGAGTACTACCAGGAGGTTCTGGATGAAACCGGGAAATACCGGGACACGGAAAAGGACGGGCTCAACGCCGGGGATGACATGGAGAAGGTGTTTGACGACGAGGATATGTGGAAGACGTTTTGA
- a CDS encoding conserved hypothetical protein (Evidence 4 : Unknown function but conserved in other organisms) produces MDAGHRVLIMKCDRYDPERIKEIIREGMEELGVRPWGKILLKPNAVLAHPDLFPHAFTRKEFLDGALGAAAARAKNVREISVGERSAITIPTRFCFKNAGYPKVIKKHGARTYYFEERPQVPVEVKDPNALRRRMVLPKPVAECDFLINLPKFKAHPWTRLTLSLKNFIGIQDDAWRLMDHNTFLEHKIADLQSVIQPKFIAIDAISAGQKTMITPVPFHMGAIVMGTNSCAVDTVGCHMVHVDPSDLIHLKMASERGLGPMRLDEIEVSGDFPLDEVRRRTEGFEFLMERIDEYFGPDGAISCEAGEFPEKHSRDYCWGGCPGALQEAIHIIRELIPDAEKKMKKIRYVTGKTQGPLNIEKDETVIFAGDCASFKGEINGRKVEIKSRYEPGGKKMKSNDMLSKNIKTLAHCFKNRKSPYVRARGCPMSVADVVHYLSAFGKIRNVNFDLKLIIPLNIAYMKMRAAKALSRLGHWLGWG; encoded by the coding sequence ATGGACGCCGGACATCGGGTATTGATCATGAAATGCGACCGGTACGACCCAGAGCGCATAAAAGAAATCATCCGGGAGGGAATGGAGGAGCTGGGGGTCCGGCCATGGGGCAAAATTCTTTTGAAACCCAACGCGGTGCTGGCCCACCCCGACCTTTTTCCCCACGCGTTCACCCGAAAGGAGTTTCTGGACGGCGCCCTGGGCGCCGCGGCGGCCCGGGCAAAAAACGTCCGGGAAATCTCGGTGGGAGAGCGTTCGGCCATCACCATTCCCACGCGGTTTTGCTTTAAAAACGCCGGGTATCCCAAGGTCATCAAAAAACACGGGGCCAGAACGTATTATTTTGAGGAGCGCCCCCAGGTCCCGGTGGAGGTCAAGGACCCAAACGCCCTTCGGCGCCGCATGGTTCTCCCCAAGCCGGTGGCGGAATGCGATTTTTTGATCAATCTGCCCAAATTCAAGGCCCACCCCTGGACCCGGCTCACCTTAAGCCTTAAAAATTTCATCGGCATCCAGGACGACGCCTGGCGCCTCATGGACCACAACACGTTTCTGGAACATAAAATCGCCGACCTCCAGTCCGTCATCCAGCCCAAATTCATCGCCATCGACGCCATTTCAGCGGGACAGAAAACCATGATCACCCCGGTCCCCTTTCATATGGGCGCCATTGTCATGGGAACCAACTCCTGCGCCGTGGACACGGTGGGCTGCCACATGGTCCATGTGGACCCGTCGGATCTCATCCACCTTAAAATGGCCTCGGAAAGGGGGCTGGGACCCATGCGCCTGGATGAGATAGAGGTGTCCGGGGATTTTCCCTTAGACGAGGTCCGGCGGCGGACCGAGGGGTTTGAGTTTCTCATGGAGCGCATTGACGAGTATTTCGGGCCGGACGGGGCCATCTCCTGCGAGGCGGGGGAATTTCCGGAAAAACATTCCCGGGACTACTGCTGGGGCGGCTGCCCCGGCGCCCTTCAGGAGGCCATTCACATCATCAGAGAATTGATTCCCGACGCGGAGAAAAAAATGAAAAAAATCCGCTACGTGACGGGAAAAACACAAGGCCCCCTGAATATCGAAAAAGACGAGACCGTCATTTTCGCCGGGGACTGCGCGAGCTTCAAGGGTGAAATCAACGGCCGGAAGGTGGAGATCAAAAGCCGGTATGAGCCCGGGGGCAAAAAAATGAAATCCAACGACATGCTGTCCAAAAACATCAAAACCCTGGCCCATTGTTTTAAAAACAGGAAATCCCCCTATGTCCGGGCAAGGGGGTGCCCCATGTCCGTGGCCGACGTGGTCCATTATCTTTCGGCGTTCGGAAAAATCAGAAACGTGAACTTCGACCTCAAGCTGATCATTCCCTTGAACATCGCCTACATGAAGATGCGGGCCGCGAAGGCGCTGAGCCGGCTGGGGCATTGGTTAGGATGGGGCTGA
- the mltG gene encoding Endolytic murein transglycosylase yields MEAGKIWDWLSMALFAVFALIFFFLLSLAIYAERPAGAPGKSLILVVEPGRDFGSAVSEMARRGIVKRPLAFKALAFLKGDDKQIKAGEYALGPSMTPSFILGELVRGRGLLRRLTIPEGQNMRQIASLAARAGVCGEKEFMDAAVNPSLAAEMGVDAETFEGYLFPDTYFFPRDTAPAALIAAMVRRFRSVFSPEWEERARSLGFSVHQVVTLASIIEKETGAAPERPVISSVFHNRLKKNMRLESDPTVIYGIRDFDGNLTRRHLKEPAPHNTYVIRGLPPGPIASPGLESLRAALYPADTDFLFFVSKNDGFHQFSATLREHEKAVFKHQKRRRRRAKIAP; encoded by the coding sequence ATGGAGGCAGGCAAAATATGGGACTGGCTTTCCATGGCGCTTTTCGCCGTTTTCGCGCTCATTTTCTTTTTTCTTTTGAGCCTGGCCATTTACGCCGAAAGACCGGCGGGCGCCCCGGGAAAGAGTCTGATACTGGTCGTTGAGCCGGGAAGGGATTTCGGCTCCGCGGTCTCGGAGATGGCCCGCCGGGGGATCGTCAAAAGGCCCCTGGCTTTCAAGGCGCTGGCCTTTCTCAAGGGGGATGACAAACAAATCAAGGCCGGGGAATACGCTTTGGGTCCATCCATGACCCCGTCTTTCATCCTCGGGGAGCTGGTCCGGGGAAGGGGGCTTTTGCGCCGGCTCACCATTCCCGAAGGCCAGAACATGCGGCAGATCGCCTCCCTGGCGGCCCGGGCCGGTGTGTGCGGCGAAAAGGAGTTTATGGACGCGGCGGTCAATCCCTCCCTGGCCGCGGAAATGGGGGTGGACGCCGAAACCTTTGAGGGATACCTGTTTCCCGACACCTATTTTTTCCCCCGGGACACGGCGCCCGCCGCGCTCATCGCCGCCATGGTTCGGCGCTTCCGGTCCGTTTTTTCTCCGGAATGGGAAGAGCGGGCCCGCTCATTGGGTTTCTCCGTCCACCAGGTGGTCACGCTGGCCTCCATCATCGAAAAAGAGACGGGCGCGGCCCCGGAGCGCCCCGTCATTTCATCGGTGTTTCACAACCGGCTGAAAAAAAACATGCGTCTGGAAAGCGATCCCACCGTGATCTACGGCATTCGGGACTTTGACGGGAACCTCACCCGCAGGCATCTCAAAGAGCCCGCGCCCCACAACACCTATGTCATCCGGGGCCTTCCCCCGGGCCCCATCGCCAGCCCCGGCCTTGAGTCCCTCCGGGCGGCCCTTTACCCGGCGGACACGGATTTTCTTTTTTTTGTCTCGAAAAATGACGGCTTTCACCAGTTTTCGGCCACGTTGCGCGAGCACGAAAAGGCGGTGTTCAAACATCAGAAAAGACGGCGGAGACGGGCCAAAATCGCCCCTTGA
- a CDS encoding Ferredoxin: MKKHKLTFQPGDVTVEAAHGENLIRAAMEAGVHINASCGGEGVCGKCRVIVEKGEVKGGITEKLSREDIEKGYRQACLTTIESDVVIRIPVESAMDRAAFSFVKKPRTKAREAEFRLDDLKEEGLFTPQVEKRYLELPEPSKTDNLPDMARLVSHLKIDHGETLLAANLPVIRKTPDVMRENGFKVTATLARPVRENRKSQIINIQGGDATGRNYAIAMDIGTTTLYGQLIDLNTGDVLAWEGDYNGQISYGEDVITRIVFAGKEGGLEKLHDAVVKNINELIQKMRVKSGVEKDDISSITLAGNTTMTQLLLKINPAHIRLSPYVPASTLFPPIHARDLGIDLEDHALALVYPAISSYVGGDIVAGVMASGMYRTEEVTLFIDIGTNAEIVIGNRDWLACAACSAGPAFEGGGITFGMRASKGAIEDFSIDPHTFEPMNITIGNVRPKGVCGSGLITIAAALFDEGVIDSGGKFNRDLDTPRIRETEGIWEYVLAWKEDSQVDRDIVLTEPDIDNLIRAKGAIYSGFMTLLEEVGLGVGDIERIFLAGGFGSYVDLERSMTIGLLPEIDPGKIRFLGNGSLMGAKISSLTNHVRQEVVEVVKKITNFELSETPSYMDSYIAALFLPHTDINLFPNLKQRFAARRADSKKAS; the protein is encoded by the coding sequence TTGAAGAAACATAAACTGACTTTTCAGCCCGGCGACGTGACGGTGGAGGCGGCGCATGGCGAGAACCTGATCCGGGCCGCCATGGAGGCGGGGGTTCACATCAACGCCTCCTGCGGCGGCGAAGGGGTGTGCGGAAAATGCCGGGTCATCGTGGAGAAGGGGGAGGTTAAAGGCGGAATCACGGAGAAACTGAGCCGGGAGGACATCGAAAAAGGCTATCGGCAGGCCTGCCTGACCACCATTGAAAGCGATGTGGTCATCCGGATTCCCGTGGAGTCGGCCATGGACCGGGCCGCTTTCTCCTTTGTGAAAAAACCCCGGACCAAGGCCCGGGAGGCGGAGTTTCGCCTGGACGATCTGAAGGAGGAGGGCCTTTTTACCCCCCAGGTGGAAAAAAGATACCTGGAGCTTCCCGAGCCTTCGAAGACAGACAACCTGCCCGACATGGCCCGGCTGGTCTCCCATCTGAAAATTGATCATGGCGAGACCCTTCTGGCGGCCAATCTGCCGGTGATCCGAAAGACCCCGGATGTCATGAGGGAAAACGGCTTCAAGGTCACGGCCACCCTGGCCCGTCCGGTTCGGGAAAACCGAAAGAGCCAGATCATCAACATCCAGGGCGGCGACGCCACGGGCCGGAATTACGCCATCGCCATGGACATCGGCACCACCACCCTTTACGGCCAGCTCATCGATTTGAACACAGGCGATGTCCTGGCCTGGGAAGGCGATTACAACGGTCAGATCAGCTACGGGGAGGACGTGATCACCCGGATTGTTTTCGCGGGAAAAGAGGGGGGCCTTGAAAAGCTTCACGACGCCGTGGTAAAAAACATCAACGAGCTGATTCAAAAAATGCGGGTGAAATCCGGGGTGGAAAAGGACGACATCTCCTCCATCACCCTGGCGGGAAACACCACCATGACCCAGCTTCTTTTGAAAATCAACCCGGCCCACATCCGCCTGTCGCCCTATGTGCCGGCCTCCACCCTGTTTCCCCCGATTCATGCCCGGGATCTGGGGATCGATCTGGAGGACCATGCCCTGGCGCTGGTGTACCCGGCCATCTCCAGCTATGTGGGGGGAGACATTGTGGCCGGGGTCATGGCGTCGGGCATGTACCGGACCGAGGAGGTGACCCTTTTCATCGACATCGGCACCAACGCGGAGATCGTCATCGGAAACCGGGACTGGTTGGCCTGCGCCGCCTGCTCGGCGGGACCGGCCTTCGAGGGAGGCGGAATCACCTTCGGCATGAGGGCCTCCAAAGGGGCCATTGAGGATTTTTCCATTGATCCCCACACCTTCGAGCCCATGAACATCACCATCGGCAATGTCAGGCCCAAGGGCGTGTGCGGCTCGGGGCTCATCACCATCGCGGCGGCCCTGTTCGATGAAGGGGTCATTGACAGCGGGGGAAAATTCAACCGGGACCTGGACACGCCCCGCATACGGGAGACCGAAGGGATATGGGAGTATGTCCTGGCGTGGAAAGAGGACAGCCAGGTGGACCGGGACATTGTCCTCACCGAGCCGGACATTGACAACCTGATCCGGGCCAAAGGCGCCATCTACAGCGGATTTATGACCCTGCTGGAAGAGGTGGGCCTGGGCGTGGGAGACATTGAGCGGATTTTCCTGGCCGGCGGGTTCGGCAGCTACGTGGACCTGGAGCGCTCCATGACCATCGGGCTTTTGCCGGAAATAGACCCCGGCAAAATTCGGTTTTTGGGCAACGGCTCCCTCATGGGCGCCAAAATCAGCTCCCTCACCAACCATGTGCGCCAGGAGGTGGTGGAGGTGGTGAAGAAAATCACCAATTTTGAGTTGTCCGAAACCCCGTCCTACATGGATTCCTACATCGCGGCGCTGTTTCTGCCCCATACGGACATCAACCTGTTTCCCAATTTGAAACAGCGGTTTGCCGCGCGCAGGGCGGATTCTAAAAAAGCGTCTTAA
- a CDS encoding Molybdopterin-guanine dinucleotide biosynthesis protein B, which produces MTPGDRPPVVAIVGNSGSGKTTFMERLIPEIKARGLKVGTIKHHHKAEMAEIDRPGKDSWRHKRAGASVAAVVSASGAGMVADADRDRGPLEWLYLFPGVDIVLCEGFKRENISKIEVFRPEISPRPLCRDDEALLAFVSDSDIEGARTPVFSPKEAGKTADFLIHRFNLK; this is translated from the coding sequence ATGACGCCGGGAGACCGGCCCCCTGTGGTGGCCATCGTGGGAAATTCCGGATCCGGGAAAACCACCTTCATGGAAAGACTGATCCCTGAAATCAAGGCCAGGGGCCTGAAAGTGGGGACCATCAAGCATCACCACAAGGCCGAAATGGCGGAAATCGACCGGCCGGGAAAGGACAGCTGGCGCCACAAGCGCGCCGGCGCGTCGGTGGCGGCGGTGGTTTCGGCGTCCGGCGCGGGAATGGTGGCGGACGCGGACCGGGATCGGGGCCCTTTGGAGTGGCTGTATCTTTTTCCCGGCGTGGACATTGTGCTCTGCGAAGGTTTCAAACGCGAAAACATCTCCAAAATAGAGGTGTTCCGGCCGGAGATTTCCCCCCGCCCCCTTTGCCGGGACGACGAGGCGCTGCTGGCGTTTGTCAGCGATTCGGACATCGAAGGCGCCCGGACGCCGGTGTTTTCCCCGAAAGAGGCCGGAAAAACCGCCGATTTTTTGATTCACCGATTCAATCTCAAGTGA
- a CDS encoding conserved exported hypothetical protein (Evidence 4 : Unknown function but conserved in other organisms): MKNMLKWMTFLIAATFLTGCASGPVETPGEAFAPASIDTTALEPGVGHLMIILDSSFSMAASQKGERHFDLAKTAARRMIRTLPAGMEIKSSLRSFEKGKSLYGPAMHSTDDFMAALGRMSEIGGSSSMSRGIDAVSGALSGAGEKTAAVIISDGDVIGDDPVRAAARLKKQWGDSLCVYTVHTGFDLRGARVMDGVARAGECGFFVNAKDILAPGAMADFVKRALFVPTPYPDSDGDGVFDHLDKCPATPESVKIDALGCPLDADGDGVGDDRDQCPGTLKGAGVDARGCWFLGGALFDSNDTALKPGASVALDEVARILAGNPLVRAMFIGHTDSRGSATYNMRLSIKRANAAKAYMFKKGIDPARISTAGRGETLPRASNDTEEGRAANRRIEIQIMK; the protein is encoded by the coding sequence ATGAAAAACATGTTGAAATGGATGACGTTTTTGATCGCCGCGACTTTTCTGACGGGCTGCGCCTCCGGCCCGGTCGAAACGCCCGGGGAAGCCTTCGCCCCGGCTTCGATTGACACAACAGCCCTTGAGCCCGGGGTGGGTCATCTCATGATCATTCTGGATTCCTCTTTTTCAATGGCCGCGTCCCAAAAGGGGGAAAGACATTTCGATTTGGCCAAAACCGCGGCCCGGCGGATGATCCGGACCCTTCCGGCCGGGATGGAAATCAAGTCCTCCCTGCGCTCTTTTGAAAAGGGAAAATCTCTTTACGGGCCGGCCATGCATTCCACAGATGATTTTATGGCCGCGCTGGGCCGGATGTCGGAAATCGGCGGTTCCTCATCCATGTCCCGGGGGATTGACGCCGTCTCAGGCGCCCTTTCCGGGGCCGGGGAAAAAACGGCGGCGGTCATCATCAGCGACGGCGATGTCATCGGAGACGACCCGGTTCGGGCCGCCGCGCGTTTAAAAAAACAGTGGGGGGACTCGCTGTGCGTTTACACGGTTCACACGGGTTTTGACCTCAGGGGCGCGCGGGTTATGGATGGGGTGGCCCGCGCCGGGGAATGCGGATTTTTCGTCAACGCCAAAGACATCCTGGCTCCCGGGGCCATGGCCGATTTTGTCAAACGGGCGCTGTTTGTTCCGACCCCGTATCCGGACAGCGACGGCGACGGGGTGTTCGACCATCTGGACAAATGCCCGGCCACGCCCGAATCCGTGAAAATCGACGCGCTCGGGTGTCCGCTGGACGCCGACGGGGACGGGGTCGGGGATGACCGGGACCAGTGCCCGGGCACTTTGAAAGGGGCTGGTGTGGACGCCCGCGGATGCTGGTTTTTAGGAGGCGCGCTTTTTGATTCCAACGACACGGCGCTCAAACCCGGGGCGTCTGTGGCCCTGGACGAAGTGGCGCGGATTCTTGCCGGGAACCCGCTTGTCCGGGCGATGTTCATCGGGCACACCGACAGCCGGGGAAGCGCCACCTACAACATGCGGCTTTCCATCAAACGGGCCAACGCGGCCAAGGCCTATATGTTTAAAAAAGGGATCGACCCGGCGAGAATTTCCACCGCCGGACGGGGAGAGACCCTTCCCCGGGCCTCCAACGACACGGAAGAGGGCAGGGCCGCCAATCGAAGAATTGAAATACAGATCATGAAATAG
- a CDS encoding Xaa-Pro aminopeptidase, giving the protein MNEGIKNKDLFLKRMSRLRQDLEKNGFGACLLAYSRDIFYHTGTAQPAFLAVSPDDCALFVKSGMDFVLNETFLDPSMIVEERKLSGVYNAFFSGLKNKKIGLELDVLTALEFMELQAIFKGARFENISPLILARRAVKDPFEVAQTRRGGLATLRGYEAARAALRPGVTELALSAAVEHAHRLAGHEGSFFFRMRDFFMSAGPVGAGEALKRNSGVLYSLTGTGQSASVPAGPSGRPIREGENVIIDIPCHINGYHVDHTRSFVAGKASPDARACYDDLKEISDFLISEVIRPGAACADIYGAAVDRAKKLGRDKAFLRFGNGKRSVLAGHGVGLEVNEPPIILSKSREKIVENHILAVELHMMDDKAGVLKIEDTIHVGAGGNEILTVSPRGLFESG; this is encoded by the coding sequence ATGAACGAAGGAATAAAAAACAAGGACCTGTTTTTAAAACGAATGTCAAGGCTCAGGCAAGACCTTGAAAAGAACGGTTTCGGGGCCTGTCTCCTGGCGTATTCCCGGGACATTTTTTATCACACGGGAACGGCCCAGCCCGCCTTTCTGGCCGTGTCGCCGGACGACTGCGCGCTTTTTGTCAAAAGCGGCATGGACTTCGTCCTGAATGAGACCTTTCTGGACCCGTCCATGATCGTGGAGGAGAGAAAGCTCTCCGGGGTTTACAACGCCTTTTTCTCCGGGCTGAAAAACAAAAAAATCGGCCTGGAGCTGGATGTGCTGACGGCCCTGGAGTTTATGGAGCTTCAAGCGATTTTCAAAGGCGCCCGGTTTGAAAACATTTCTCCGCTCATCCTGGCCCGGCGCGCCGTCAAGGATCCGTTTGAGGTGGCGCAGACCCGGAGGGGGGGCCTTGCGACCCTCAGGGGATACGAGGCGGCCCGCGCCGCCCTCCGGCCGGGCGTCACCGAGCTGGCGCTTTCGGCCGCCGTGGAGCATGCCCACCGTCTGGCCGGACACGAGGGAAGCTTTTTTTTCCGGATGAGAGACTTTTTCATGAGCGCGGGCCCTGTGGGCGCCGGGGAGGCTTTGAAGCGAAACAGCGGGGTTTTGTATTCCCTCACCGGGACAGGCCAGAGCGCCTCGGTTCCGGCCGGGCCGTCCGGAAGGCCCATCCGGGAGGGCGAAAATGTCATCATCGACATTCCCTGCCACATCAACGGATACCATGTGGACCATACCCGAAGCTTTGTGGCCGGAAAAGCGAGCCCCGACGCCCGGGCCTGCTATGACGATTTGAAAGAAATCTCCGATTTTCTCATCAGCGAGGTCATCCGGCCGGGCGCGGCATGCGCCGACATTTATGGGGCGGCCGTTGATCGGGCGAAAAAACTGGGGCGGGACAAGGCCTTTTTGAGGTTCGGGAACGGAAAAAGAAGCGTTCTCGCGGGCCACGGCGTGGGGCTGGAGGTCAACGAGCCCCCGATTATTCTGTCAAAAAGCCGGGAGAAAATAGTCGAAAACCATATCCTGGCCGTTGAGCTTCACATGATGGACGACAAAGCCGGGGTGTTGAAGATCGAGGACACCATCCATGTGGGCGCCGGCGGCAATGAGATTCTCACCGTGAGCCCCCGGGGGCTGTTTGAGTCCGGTTAG
- a CDS encoding Amino acid ABC transporter substrate-binding protein, with translation MKKFLTVILSAALFLSLSANVFAGDAISDILKRGTLKVGMEAGYMPFEMRAKTGKIIGFDVDMAKEMAKAMGVKLQLVNTNWDGIIPSLITKKFDMIASGMTVTQGRNLKINFALPYITVGQTVLLRKGLKGKITSYDQLNNPKYKIASKLGTTGEQAVKRMIPRATYISYETEQEGAMEVISGKIDAFVYDLPFNAIMASDKGKGKIVHLDKPFTFEPLAWAVRKDDPDFLNWMNNFLFQMKNDGRYDKIYAKWFKSSDWLKAVK, from the coding sequence ATGAAAAAGTTTTTGACTGTGATCCTGAGCGCCGCTTTGTTCCTGTCTCTTTCCGCCAACGTTTTCGCCGGGGACGCCATCAGCGACATCCTCAAACGCGGAACCCTCAAGGTGGGAATGGAAGCCGGGTACATGCCCTTTGAGATGAGAGCCAAGACCGGCAAAATCATCGGCTTCGACGTGGACATGGCCAAAGAGATGGCCAAAGCCATGGGCGTGAAACTGCAACTGGTCAACACCAACTGGGATGGCATCATTCCGTCTCTGATCACCAAAAAATTCGACATGATCGCCTCCGGAATGACCGTGACCCAGGGGCGCAATCTCAAAATTAATTTCGCCCTGCCTTACATCACTGTGGGCCAGACGGTCCTTTTGCGAAAAGGGCTGAAGGGCAAAATCACCTCGTACGACCAGCTCAACAACCCGAAGTATAAAATCGCCTCCAAGCTGGGGACCACCGGCGAGCAGGCCGTCAAACGCATGATCCCCCGGGCCACTTACATCAGTTATGAGACCGAGCAGGAAGGCGCCATGGAGGTCATCTCCGGAAAGATCGACGCCTTTGTGTACGACCTTCCCTTCAACGCCATCATGGCCAGCGACAAGGGCAAGGGAAAAATCGTCCACCTCGACAAGCCGTTCACCTTCGAGCCCCTGGCCTGGGCCGTTCGGAAAGACGATCCCGATTTCCTCAACTGGATGAACAATTTCCTGTTCCAGATGAAAAACGACGGAAGATACGACAAAATATACGCCAAATGGTTTAAAAGCTCCGACTGGCTCAAAGCTGTGAAATAA
- a CDS encoding ABC transporter permease, with protein MASELTQKTFWFSCLALILVVLGWGLTEMTDRINYKWYWNRVPQYFFFTENVEHFPSGPGVVRVTPAEDQRSRVEVTAENGATESFKVLTDTLEVKTGDHVSDTDMLGSNPTLSTGILIIGLITTLEISVYASLLGLVIGLFAGLGRISKNPMLKGLATIYVEIIRGTPLLVQIFIFYFFIGSIMEFDRFFAGVMALAIFAGAYVAEIIRAGIQSINPGQMEAARSLGMNYLQAMVTIILPQAFKRILPPLAGQFISLIKDSSLVSVIAITDLTKAGREVITSTFATFEIWFTVAGMYLVLTFSLSMVVRYIERRFSVSD; from the coding sequence ATGGCATCCGAGCTGACCCAAAAAACATTCTGGTTTTCCTGCCTGGCCCTGATCCTGGTCGTACTGGGATGGGGGCTCACCGAAATGACGGACCGGATCAATTACAAGTGGTACTGGAACCGGGTTCCCCAATATTTTTTCTTCACCGAAAACGTGGAGCATTTCCCTTCAGGGCCGGGGGTGGTCCGGGTGACGCCCGCGGAAGACCAGCGCTCCCGGGTGGAGGTGACGGCTGAAAACGGCGCCACAGAATCCTTTAAAGTCCTCACGGACACCCTGGAGGTGAAAACCGGGGACCATGTCTCGGACACGGATATGCTGGGCTCAAACCCGACCCTTTCCACCGGCATTCTTATCATCGGGCTCATCACCACCCTTGAAATATCGGTGTACGCCTCGCTTTTGGGACTGGTCATCGGCCTTTTCGCCGGCCTGGGACGCATTTCCAAAAACCCCATGCTCAAGGGCCTGGCCACCATTTACGTGGAAATCATACGGGGCACGCCCCTGCTGGTCCAGATTTTTATTTTTTACTTTTTTATCGGCTCCATCATGGAATTTGACCGCTTCTTCGCGGGAGTCATGGCGCTGGCCATATTCGCCGGGGCCTATGTGGCGGAGATCATCCGGGCCGGAATTCAATCCATCAACCCGGGCCAGATGGAGGCCGCCCGCTCGCTTGGGATGAATTATCTCCAGGCCATGGTCACCATCATCCTCCCCCAGGCGTTTAAACGAATCCTGCCCCCCCTGGCCGGACAGTTCATCTCCCTGATCAAAGACTCCTCCCTGGTGTCCGTCATCGCCATCACCGACCTGACCAAGGCGGGACGGGAAGTGATCACCTCCACTTTCGCCACCTTTGAAATATGGTTCACCGTCGCCGGCATGTACCTGGTTTTGACCTTCTCTTTGTCCATGGTAGTGAGATATATTGAAAGGAGATTTTCTGTCAGTGATTGA